From Amycolatopsis sp. cg9, one genomic window encodes:
- a CDS encoding STAS domain-containing protein, protein MRTDDPVARFHRRTTTVTVTATGESTVLAAVGDLDQDIADRLFAHLDAELLKRPRALLVDLTRVGFCSAGALRVLLLTTAEAHAAGIPCVIASDQHSVRRPIAALHLEHQLPVCPTLADARDRLALCAASTAARRW, encoded by the coding sequence ATGCGCACTGACGACCCGGTAGCCCGGTTCCACCGGCGCACCACGACCGTCACGGTCACCGCGACCGGCGAGTCCACCGTGCTGGCCGCCGTCGGGGACCTCGACCAGGACATCGCCGACCGCCTGTTCGCGCACCTGGACGCCGAGTTGCTCAAGCGCCCGCGCGCCCTGCTCGTCGACCTCACCCGCGTCGGCTTCTGCTCGGCCGGCGCCCTGCGGGTCCTGCTGCTGACCACGGCCGAAGCGCACGCCGCCGGCATCCCGTGCGTCATCGCGAGCGACCAGCACTCCGTCCGGCGGCCGATCGCCGCCCTGCACCTCGAACACCAGCTGCCGGTCTGCCCGACCCTGGCCGACGCCCGCGATCGGCTGGCGCTCTGCGCGGCGTCGACGGCAGCACGAAGGTGGTGA
- a CDS encoding DUF3592 domain-containing protein, with protein sequence MFAFGLPGDPRPDRPGRRLWLLGVPTTLAWAAVGWSGSLGLLDGFRLMSLNRVDAWGADAGPVASLVLFFSLAITVASSLGFAMLWTAGLSLDRMAVRFRAGSLTAALGVALGSGAAIPSWTPPEAVGRRLPFLDGDAEPWSEVDWVVYYEPYLVPAVSGLVALVLIAVLLRAFLTEAEADDRAEALRRYGREVTGHVTHVEFTNVWVLGNPRFVVHVRFPAETGERTVVTTMTTPFLQAPSRGSAVRVRYDPQHPEAVLVEPDPAGSPFC encoded by the coding sequence GTGTTCGCCTTCGGATTGCCGGGAGACCCGCGGCCGGACCGTCCCGGGCGGCGGCTGTGGCTGCTCGGCGTGCCCACGACGCTCGCCTGGGCGGCGGTGGGCTGGTCCGGCTCGCTCGGGCTGCTGGACGGCTTCCGGCTGATGTCGCTGAACCGCGTCGACGCGTGGGGGGCCGACGCGGGCCCGGTGGCTTCGCTCGTGCTGTTCTTCAGCCTCGCGATCACGGTGGCGTCCTCGCTCGGCTTCGCGATGCTGTGGACGGCGGGCCTGTCGCTGGACCGGATGGCCGTCCGGTTCCGGGCGGGCTCGCTCACCGCGGCCCTGGGCGTGGCGCTGGGCAGCGGCGCGGCGATCCCCTCGTGGACGCCGCCGGAGGCGGTGGGGCGCCGGCTGCCGTTCCTCGACGGCGACGCCGAGCCGTGGTCCGAAGTGGACTGGGTCGTCTACTACGAGCCCTACCTGGTGCCGGCGGTGTCCGGGCTGGTGGCGCTGGTGCTGATCGCGGTGCTGCTGCGGGCGTTCCTCACCGAAGCGGAGGCCGACGACCGCGCCGAAGCCCTGCGCCGGTACGGCCGCGAGGTGACCGGTCACGTCACGCACGTCGAGTTCACCAACGTCTGGGTGCTGGGGAACCCGCGGTTCGTCGTCCACGTCCGGTTCCCGGCGGAGACGGGGGAGCGCACGGTGGTGACGACGATGACCACGCCCTTCCTCCAGGCCCCGTCCCGCGGCTCGGCCGTCCGCGTCCGCTACGACCCGCAGCACCCGGAAGCCGTGCTGGTGGAACCGGATCCGGCCGGATCGCCCTTCTGCTGA
- a CDS encoding 3-hydroxyacyl-CoA dehydrogenase family protein, which translates to MKAETVQADQQAPATVGVIGGGRMGAGIAQVFATRGARVSVVESGAEAAEAARARLADGLAKAAGRGKLTTDPAAVLARLDVVDGVDRLPADADLVVEAVPERADLKIDVLTRAEAVVGDRTVLASNTSSLSIAELGAALRVPARFVGMHFFNPVPASKLVEVVHAPGTADGVVHRVREWVRDLGKTDVLVRDSPGFATSRLGVLLGLEAIRMLEEGVADAEAIDDAMELGYRHPMGPLRSTDLVGLDVRLAIAEYLHKTLGERFAPPRLLRDKVAAGELGRKTGRGFHSWPS; encoded by the coding sequence GTGAAGGCGGAAACGGTGCAGGCCGACCAGCAGGCCCCGGCCACGGTCGGGGTGATCGGCGGCGGCCGGATGGGCGCCGGGATCGCCCAGGTCTTCGCCACCCGCGGCGCCCGCGTCTCGGTGGTCGAAAGCGGCGCGGAGGCCGCCGAAGCCGCTCGCGCGCGGCTGGCCGACGGCCTGGCCAAAGCCGCCGGCCGCGGGAAGCTCACCACCGACCCGGCCGCGGTGCTCGCGCGGCTGGACGTCGTCGACGGCGTCGACCGGCTGCCCGCGGACGCGGACCTGGTCGTCGAGGCCGTGCCCGAGCGCGCGGACCTGAAGATCGACGTCCTGACCCGTGCCGAGGCCGTGGTCGGCGACCGCACGGTGCTGGCGAGCAACACGAGCTCGCTGTCGATCGCCGAGCTGGGCGCGGCGCTACGCGTCCCCGCCCGGTTCGTCGGCATGCACTTCTTCAACCCGGTCCCGGCGTCGAAGCTGGTCGAAGTGGTCCACGCGCCCGGCACCGCGGACGGAGTCGTGCACCGCGTCCGCGAGTGGGTCCGCGACCTCGGCAAGACCGACGTGCTCGTGCGCGACTCGCCCGGCTTCGCCACCAGCCGCCTGGGCGTCCTGCTCGGCCTGGAGGCGATCCGCATGCTCGAGGAGGGCGTCGCCGACGCGGAAGCGATCGACGACGCCATGGAGCTGGGGTACCGCCACCCGATGGGCCCGCTGCGCTCCACCGACCTCGTCGGCCTGGACGTCCGGCTGGCCATCGCCGAATACCTGCACAAAACGCTCGGCGAACGCTTCGCACCCCCGCGGCTGCTGCGCGACAAGGTGGCGGCGGGGGAGCTGGGCCGCAAGACGGGGCGGGGTTTCCACAGCTGGCCGTCGTAA
- a CDS encoding acetyl-CoA C-acyltransferase — MPEVFVVDGIRTAQGRYGGALAGVRPDDLAGLVVRTALERAGVPGDAVDEVVLGAANQAGEDNRNVARMAALLAGLPDEVPGYTVNRLCASGLTAVAAAAQAIRSGEADVVVAGGVESMTRAPWVLAKPGTPWARPGEVADTSLGWRFTNPEFTRHDAAVEPGAGPETRKVTLPMGETAEEVARLDGVTRRESDEFALRSHQRALAAIDAGRFAPEIVPVPVQDGEFAVDEGPRRGTTLEKLGKLRTVFREDGIVTAGSSSPLSDGAAALVLASADAVRRHGLAPRARVVAGASAGVAPNVMGLGPVPATEKLLGRTGLTVDDLGAVELNEAFAAQSLAVIRRLKLDEAKVNADGGAIALGHPLGCSGARLVVTLLGRLEREHARRGLATLCVGVGQGVALLIERV, encoded by the coding sequence ATGCCGGAAGTGTTCGTGGTCGACGGAATCCGCACCGCGCAGGGGCGCTACGGCGGCGCGCTCGCGGGGGTCCGCCCCGACGACCTCGCCGGGCTCGTGGTGCGCACCGCGCTCGAGCGCGCGGGTGTCCCCGGCGACGCCGTCGACGAGGTCGTCCTCGGCGCGGCGAACCAGGCCGGCGAGGACAACCGCAACGTCGCGCGGATGGCCGCGCTGCTGGCGGGCCTGCCCGACGAGGTGCCCGGCTACACCGTGAACCGGTTGTGCGCCAGCGGGTTGACCGCGGTCGCGGCCGCGGCGCAGGCGATCCGGTCGGGGGAGGCGGACGTCGTCGTCGCCGGCGGGGTCGAGTCGATGACCCGGGCGCCCTGGGTGCTGGCGAAGCCCGGGACCCCGTGGGCCCGGCCCGGCGAGGTCGCCGACACTTCGCTCGGCTGGCGGTTCACCAACCCGGAGTTCACCCGGCACGACGCCGCGGTCGAACCGGGCGCCGGTCCCGAAACCCGCAAGGTGACCTTGCCGATGGGGGAGACCGCCGAAGAGGTCGCGCGGCTGGACGGCGTGACCCGGCGGGAGAGCGACGAGTTCGCGCTGCGCAGCCACCAGCGTGCCCTGGCCGCGATCGACGCCGGCCGGTTCGCGCCCGAGATCGTGCCCGTGCCGGTGCAGGACGGCGAGTTCGCGGTGGACGAGGGACCGCGGCGCGGCACGACCCTGGAGAAGCTCGGCAAGCTGCGGACGGTGTTCCGCGAGGACGGCATCGTCACCGCCGGGTCTTCGTCGCCGCTGTCCGATGGCGCGGCCGCGCTGGTGCTCGCCAGTGCGGACGCCGTCCGCCGGCACGGCCTTGCGCCGCGGGCGCGGGTCGTCGCCGGCGCGAGCGCGGGGGTGGCGCCGAACGTGATGGGCCTCGGGCCGGTCCCGGCGACGGAGAAGCTGCTCGGCCGCACCGGGCTGACGGTCGACGACCTCGGCGCGGTCGAGCTGAACGAAGCGTTCGCCGCCCAGAGCCTCGCCGTGATCCGCCGCCTGAAGCTCGACGAGGCGAAGGTCAACGCCGACGGCGGCGCGATCGCCCTCGGCCACCCGCTGGGCTGCTCCGGCGCGCGGCTGGTGGTGACGCTGCTGGGCCGCCTCGAGCGCGAGCACGCCCGGCGTGGCCTGGCGACCCTCTGCGTCGGCGTCGGCCAGGGCGTCGCGCTGCTGATCGAGCGCGTGTGA
- a CDS encoding TetR/AcrR family transcriptional regulator, which yields MADTATNRTARRGRPGYDLESLLRVAVSAFTERGFDGTSMEDLSRKLGISKSAIYHHVPSKDELLRLAVNRALDGLFAEAAALAEFDGRAVDRLEHLVRASVGVLIGQLPFVTLLLRIRGNTKVERAALARRKEFDRIVADLVREAAADGDLRPDIDPDVSARLLFGLVNSVTEWYRPRGGTSAAAIADAVTAVAFDGLRRHP from the coding sequence ATGGCCGACACAGCGACGAACCGGACCGCCCGGCGCGGGCGACCCGGGTACGACCTGGAATCCCTGCTGCGCGTGGCGGTTTCGGCGTTCACCGAGCGCGGCTTCGACGGCACCAGCATGGAAGACCTCTCCCGCAAGCTCGGCATCTCGAAGTCGGCGATCTACCACCACGTGCCGAGCAAGGACGAACTGCTGCGGCTGGCGGTGAACCGCGCGCTGGACGGGCTGTTCGCCGAAGCGGCGGCACTGGCGGAGTTCGACGGCCGGGCGGTCGACCGGCTCGAGCACCTCGTGCGCGCGAGCGTCGGCGTCCTGATCGGCCAGCTGCCGTTCGTGACCCTGCTGCTGCGCATCCGCGGCAACACCAAGGTGGAACGCGCGGCGCTGGCCCGGCGCAAGGAGTTCGACCGGATCGTCGCGGACCTCGTGCGCGAGGCCGCCGCCGACGGCGACCTGCGCCCCGACATCGACCCGGACGTTTCCGCGCGCCTGCTGTTCGGCCTGGTCAACTCGGTGACGGAGTGGTACCGGCCCCGTGGCGGCACCTCGGCCGCGGCGATCGCGGACGCGGTCACCGCGGTGGCGTTCGACGGCCTGCGCCGGCACCCCTGA
- a CDS encoding dienelactone hydrolase family protein gives MHFTSEQRLGDGVLERAFTLGEVPGILWTPEPATGPVPLILLGHPGGLPKMYPRLAARARHSVADGYAAATIELPGSGDRPRLPAVDAARADLRRALAAGEPVGDDVVDRLVLPLVDQAVPEWRATLDALLELPGIDGPVGFAGGVIAVAVRLAVVEPRISAAVLFAGSYVPRSIIEEARQVTTPLLVLLQWDDEGNDRQLALDLFDAFGTGEKTLHANTGGHTGVPAFEGDDGSRFFARHLK, from the coding sequence ATGCACTTCACTTCCGAACAACGCCTCGGCGACGGTGTCCTCGAGCGCGCGTTCACCCTCGGCGAGGTCCCCGGCATCCTGTGGACGCCCGAGCCCGCGACCGGGCCGGTTCCCCTGATCCTGCTCGGCCACCCCGGCGGCCTGCCGAAGATGTACCCCCGGCTGGCGGCCCGGGCCCGGCACTCCGTGGCGGACGGCTACGCCGCGGCCACCATCGAGCTGCCCGGCAGCGGCGACCGGCCCCGGCTCCCCGCCGTCGACGCGGCCCGCGCCGACCTGCGCCGGGCACTGGCGGCCGGTGAGCCGGTCGGCGACGACGTCGTCGACCGGCTCGTCCTGCCGCTGGTCGACCAGGCGGTCCCGGAGTGGCGGGCCACGCTGGACGCCCTCCTGGAACTCCCCGGGATCGACGGCCCGGTCGGGTTCGCGGGCGGGGTGATCGCCGTCGCCGTGCGGCTCGCGGTGGTCGAGCCGCGCATCTCGGCCGCGGTCCTGTTCGCCGGGAGTTACGTGCCGCGGAGCATCATCGAGGAGGCCCGGCAGGTCACCACCCCGCTGCTGGTCCTGCTGCAGTGGGACGACGAAGGCAACGACCGGCAGCTCGCCCTGGACCTGTTCGACGCCTTCGGGACCGGGGAAAAGACGTTGCACGCCAACACGGGCGGGCACACGGGCGTCCCGGCGTTCGAGGGGGATGACGGGAGCCGGTTCTTCGCCCGGCACCTGAAGTGA